The stretch of DNA TAATCCCCAGAACCCCTCGCTAATAGGGTGCTTTATATTAAAACTACTATAGCGATCATGCAATGACAGCGGGCTATCTCAAACTGTGCGTTTTTAGAGCATAAGCAACAGCGGCGTTTAACGCATTATTTACCGGCTGGTTGTCTTGGGAAGTAGTTTGATTATTTCCCAGCCTTTATCTCGTCCCAAACGCGCGTATATTTCTGATTTTCAATGCCGAGATCGCGGATAACTTCGAAACGTGAAACGATTTCTGCAGGCGGAAAGAGAATCGGATCACTGCGGAGTTCTTCCGGCAAAAGCTCATAGGCAGGCTTATTCGGGAACAGATAAGAGGTAAAGCGAATATTCGCTGCGGCAACTTCCGGGCGCAGCATAAAATTGATGAATTTGTGCGCCAGATCGGGATTCGGAGCGCTCTTGGGGATGACCATCTCGTCCATGGAGACCGAACCGCCTTCTTTCGGCAGCATGAAAACAATATTTTCATTCTCTTGGGAAACCTGCAGGATATCTCCGCTGTAGCCGTGTACAAGATAAAACTCTTCGGAAACAAGGCCGGTTTTATATTGCTCATTTTCGAATTTGGCAATATTCTTTTTCCACTGCAGCACCAAATCTTTTGCCTGCGCAAGCTGGCGTTCGTCCGTCGTGTTTAGGCTGTACCCCAAGGCCTTGAGTGCAGCGCCGATGGTCTCCCGCATATCGTTCAGCAGCGTCATACGACCGGCTAAATCGCTGCGCTCAAATACGCGCCAGCTCGGCTCCTTTATTTCGACTTTATCTTTCAAATAGGCAATGCCGGTAAAGGTCACCGCCCACGGCACGCTGTAGGTCATCGCCGGATCGAGCATGATATCGACATAAGACGAATCGACGTTCTTTAGGTTGGAAATTTTGTTGTGATCGAGCGGCATCAGCATGTCCTGCTGAATCATAATGTTGACCATATAACTGGACGGAACGATCACGTCATAACCGACTGCGCCCGCCTTGAGCTTGGCGTACATCGACTCGTTCGAGTCAAAGGTGTCTTCGATGACCCGGCAGTCATATTCTTCTTCGAATTGGGCGATCATTTCCGGATCCACATAATCAGCCCAATTGTAGAAATGCAGCACCGGTTTCTTTTCGGCACAACTCAGAACCAATGCGGCTAGTATTATAAGAGAAATCAACTGTTTCATGATTTTTTCTCCTCCAATAGTCGTTGCGAAATCAAAATGAGAGAAAAGGTAAAGATCAGCATCAGTGTCGACAAGGCGTTGATGATGGCCGGTGAGCCGTGCTTGATCATGCTGTAAATGCGGATCGGCAGGGTTGTGGAGCCGGCACCGGCGACGAAAAAGGAAATGACAAAATCATCGATGGAGAGCGTAAAAGCCAGCAATCCGCCGGCGGCGATGCCGGGGGCGAGCAGCGGCAGCATGACGCGACGGGCAGCCTGCCAGGCATCGGCGCCCAAATCCTGCGCCGCTTCGATCATCTGATAGTCGAAATCCTGCAGCCGCGAAAGTACAACCATCGCGACATAGCTGATGCAGAACGTTACATGTGCCAAAAAAATGGTCACGAGCCCCAATTTTACCCCCAACGCGATAAAAAACAGCAGCAGACTCATGCCCATCAGGATGTCGGGAAAGACCAAAGGCGTATAGATTAGGGTTAGGTGTAGCCGCTGCAGTCGCGTATGATAGCGGTGCAGAGCCAGAGCGGCAAGCGTGCCCAAAACCATGGAAACGAGCGTGGCCGAAACGGCGACGATGAGCGTATTCTGCAGCGCCCGCCAGATTTCATCATGATGAAAGAGCTGCACGTACCATTTAAAGGTAAAGCCCTTCCAATTGCCGCCGAAACGGGCAGCGTTAAAAGAGTTCAAAACCAAAATCAAGATCGGCAGGTAAAAAAAGACCAGGACGCCGATGGTGACCACGAGCGGAAAGCGGCTGCGCCTCATACACCCTCCGTAAAGATCGAGACACGCCGTTTCTGACGTTGCTGTTGTATGAGTACCCCGATCATGGGTGCGAGGACCGCGAGGGTCAAGAGTGCGGACAGCCAGGCGGCATGCGGCAGGTTGCGGTCCACAAACGTTCGCTGGGCGATTTTATTGCCGATCATTTCACTGTTCGGGCCGCCGACGAGGTCAGGAATGACGTATGCGCCCAAGGCCGGGATAAACACCATCAGCACGGCGGTAAGGATGCCCTGACGAATTCCAGGGATAAAGATCGCGAAAAAGGCCTGCAGCGAACGAGCGCCGAGGTCGCGCGCGGCTTCCAGCAGACGAAAATCGAATTTTTCTGCAGCCGCATAGATCGGCAATATGGCAAAAGGCAGCGACGTGTAAACCATGACCAGCAGAACGGCGGAAGGGCGATAGAGCAAAGAAGCGTCCCTTTCTAAAAGATGTAAGGCGACGAGCACCCGCTTCAGCAACCCTTCGGGGTGAAAAAGCACCTTCCAGGCAAAGATGCGAATGAGAAAGTTGGTCCAAAACGGAACGATGACAAGCAGGAGAAGCACCTGTCTGAGGCGATCATGCGCTCTGGCGATCGTGTAACCCGTCGGAACGGCGAGGAAGATGCAAATAATGGTGGTCACGACGCTGATCCAGATCGTGCGCCAGATGACGCCGGGGTAATTCAGAGCGTGCCAGTTGCGTACCGTTTCGAGCGTCCAACCGGAGCCGACGCCGCCAGCCGGGTCCGCGGGCTTGAAGGCAATGGCAAAAACGATCAGCGTCGGGATGAAGAAGAGGACGCTCAGCCAAAGCAACGAGGGCAGCGTCAGCAGCCACTCCATGCGTCGTGAACGCATCGACGTCATTCTTTGGCTCCCTTTTCAGAAGAATCATCTTCTTCCGGCAAAGAATCGATGTCTTCGCCGACCTCTTCCGGCGGCAGCAGCATCAGATCCTCGTCCTCCTCGCGATACCGCTCGAGCATATAGCCGTCATCCGCCGACCAGGAAATCCAGACCTCTTCCTTCCAACGGATCGGCTTTTCATCCAATAAAAAGCGGCTGTGCTGCTGAAAAATTTCCAGTCGATAGTCGCCGACGCGCACCCAATAGCGCGTATGCGCACCGAGGTAGATAATGTCGTCGACCACGGCTTTCAGACGGTTGAGGTGGTTGCCGCTGTTGGGCGCCTCGCGGGAGATGCGGAATTTTTCCGGGCGCACGCTGAGGTACACGAGATCGCCGGGCTTCATCTTTTTATCGTTAAAGCAAACCACATCGCCCAAGCCGTCGATCGACAACAGACTGTAATCGGGCTCCAAAACCTCCTTTACGCTGCCTTCAAAGAAATTGGTATCGCCGATAAAAGCGGCGACAAAACTGCTGCGCGGCGCCTCATAGATTTCAGCGGGCGTGCCGATCTGCTCGATGCAGCCCTCATTCATGACCGCAATGCGGTCACTAAGGCTCATGGCCTCGGATTGATCGTGCGTGACATAGAGAAACGTAATGCCGACCTCATCGTGAATGAGATCGAGTTCCATCAGCATATGCTGGCGCAGCTTGAGGTCGAGAGCGGCCAGCGGTTCATCGAGAAGCAGCACCTGCGGCTTGTTGATGAGCGCGCGGGCAATGGCAACGCGCTGCTTCTGGCCGCCGCTGATTTGGCTCGGCTTCTTATACGCCTGATCTTCCATTTGGATCAGTGCCAAGAGCTTCTCGACTTCCTGTTCGATCTGCTTTTTCGGCAGGCGCTTGATCTTGAGGCCGAACGCAATGTTCTCCCACACCGTCAGATGCGGAAAGAGAGCATAGTTTTGAAAAATGGTATTGACTTGACGTTTGTTGGGCGGGAGATCGGTAATGTCTTTGCCGTCGAGGTAAATGCGGCCTTTGTCGGGTCGTTCAAAGCCTGCCAACAATCGCAGGAGCGTCGTTTTGCCGCATCCGCTCGGCCCCAACAAGGCGTAAAATTCGCCCTTTTTGATGTCGAGAGTTACATTGTTGACCGCCACCAAAGAACCGAACCGCTTCGTCACCCCCTCGATCTGCAGAAACTCCAATGACGTTTCCCTCCTATCGGTTTAAAGAGGAAATGAAAAGCGCCGTCGGCCAAACAGAAATGCCCTGCAGCATTCTTGGGGCGTTCAATGCCGCAGAGCATCTCCAACAAAGCCATGCTTATCCGACAGAATTTCGCATGGCTAAATATACAAATTTCCAATCAGCTTGGCAATAAGCAGTCCAGAAGGTGTGCTTCTATTTTTTTCCTGGACGCGCAAAATTTCGCGCCGCATCGTCGAGCAGCAGGACCCAATCGTTGCCGCGTTTTTCATCAGAAGGCGGGTCAAAGGTCATTCGAGAATTTTTTTCAAATTTTCCGATGTAAATGCTTTTTCCAATGGCCGGGCTATACCACCAGCCCACAACTTGAGAGCCTTTCATCGGCTCGAGATCGAGCGTAAAGGTGCTGCCGTACGGCGTATAGACGACGAGAAAGCTGCCGTCCCTGGCCAACGCGGCGCGGCAAATCTTTTCAGGCTCGCTCGGCGCGTCGAGCAGCAGGTGCGAGGCAGGCTGCAAAAGCTGCCATGGCCGCGATTCAAAAAAGGCGCGCATGTAACCTGCTTGAAAGGCACCGGGATAGTCCAGCGCCTGGGTCCAGGGTGTGCGCGCCTGCGAGATAGGGCTGCGGCCGGGCAGCCACATCTGCCAGATGTTGTGATTGCCGTAGGTATGTCCGCAGGCGCCTTCAAGCATCGACCAGTAGCCGGCGCGGCGGCTGTCGAACTCGTCGAACCAGCCGTTATCTTTGTTCCAACCGACTGGATGATCTTCATAGTTGGGTTCGCCGTCCAAAACCGGTTTCGTCGGTTCGAGCCGATAGTCGTGAGCGGTCTTTAAATAATTGGGATTGTTCCACTCGCCGTGGCCGGACTGGAACATGTTGAAATCGAGCCATTCTTCGCTATGAAACCATTCTGAAGATGAATAGCCGCCCATGGGATGCAGGGTGATGAGTTGTGTGCCGGCGCAGCCTTCCTTAATGCCGCGGGCCATGGCACGTATGATCTCTTTGTGCGTTTCGTTGTCCGGTCTGCGGTCGCCGCCTAAAATCCAGATGATGTTTTTGCCTTTATAGCGGCGTCCGAGAAATTTGCCGTATGCAAAGGCATTTTCCGGCGTGAAAATTTCCGGACCTTGCCCCCATTGTTTGTTCCATTTGTCGCCCCACGTCGGCAGCATGCCGATGAACAGTCCGAGCTTTTGCGCCTTGTCGACGATGTAATCGACATGCTGAAAATAGCGCGGATTGGGCTTGAGCGGGTCATCGTCGATCAAAGGCAGGTGCCCGTAGGCGTTGGGCGTGTGCAGTCCGTCCAGTTCGGCTAAAACGACGGCTTGAATAACGGTAAATCCCTTGGCGGCGCGATTTTGCAGGTAAAGATCGGCTTCTTCACGCATTGTCCGATGGAATAGTTCCCATGCCGTATCGCCTAGATAGAAAAAAGGTTTGCCGTCGGCATAGACGATATGCCGGCGATCGGCGCTGATTTTGAGCGTCTTGGCCTGGAGCGAGCCCAGCCCCAAAAGCAAACAAAGCGCAAGGATGTAATTTTTCATCAGGCCTCCTGGGATAAAAAGCTGAATTGTTTATACCTCAAGCTGATCGATTCGTCTGCATGCCGTCTCCCCATCCAGCCGCCCGTTCATCCACTCGTCCTGTATGCGGCGAAGATCGAGAATAAGTGAAGGTTCAGCGAGCTGAACATCATCATAACTGATCGGCTGATCTTTGGCGACTGGACGGACAAGCCGTGCCCCCTTTGCCAGTCCGACGGGCAACAGACCTTCTTGGGCGGCGATTTCGTAACGATCGATGGAGCTGTAGAACGTGCCGCCTCCGATGCCGTCGAGGAGGGTTCCGGCAGGCAAATCTTGTTTGGCAACGGCAAAAACTTCGGACACCATGCGATTCAACGGCTGCATATTCGACTTTTTTTCAATGACCAACAAGGCGCAGGTCAATGGTACTTCTATGCTGCAAAGGTGATAGGGACGGAAAAGCGTATAATAGGGCCCATTCCCCATATCGCGATAGACCAAGGCCTGACGCAGCCGCGGATGATCGGTTGTGAAGATCAAAAACACTCCCGGATGAACGCCGCCGATGCCATAGTCGACGACTCCTGCCTGATTGAGAATGCCTCCATCCTTTTTCAGTGCGAACGTTTTGTTGAGAATCTCGCGATGCGTTATAGGGCCGTGCATACCGCGCACGTCCGGTATCAAGCCGGTGGCGTTCGACACAGCCGCCATTTCGATCATGGTTTTTGAGCCGTCGACAAATTCAATGAGCATATGGGGACTCAAGCCGCGCCGCTCCGCCTCCTTGGCCCATTTCTCATCGCTCGGCTTGGCGTAGCGATCCAGCGGATTGTTTTTTCCCTTTCCCGCAGCAATAACGGTAAATCCGCAGGCAACAGCGAAATCATAAAGCTCTTTACATGCGGCCGGTTCGTCGCCTGCGGCCAATGCATACAATACTCCTTTTTGGCGGGCATAAAAGTTCAGCAACGGACCGACGGTGATGTCGGTTTCGACGTTCATCATGGCGAGCTGTTGACCGTTACGTGCCGAGCGAACCGCGGCGCGAGCGCCAACCTCCGGCACGCCGGTGGCTTCCAACATGACGTCAACCGTCTTCATATCCGTAATCACACGGTAATCGGTGGTATAGACGCATTTCCCGGCTTCAACGGCCGCATCAGCCTCTTCAGCCTTCGAAGCATAGACGATCGGCGCGTCCAGTAGTGCAATCCGGTACGAGGAGCGGGCGCGCTGTTCGTCGATGTCGGCAACCGCAACGACTTTTATCCCCTTCATTTGCCGTGCGGTCGCCATAACGTCGACGCCCATTTGACCGCAACCAATCAAACCAATGCGGACCGGTCGTCCCTGTCGTTCTCTATCCAATAATTCTGCATATAATCCGATCATAAAACCCTTTCGAATATTATGGCTTGATGACAATTTTGAGAGCATCACCCTGCGCTGCGGTTTCGAAGGCTCGGTTGATTTGGCCCAAAGGAAACTCGTTCGTAATAATTTTTTCTGCCGAAATGATGTCGCGCCGCAAGAAATCCAAAGCTGCGGCATGATGCTTGGGATGATAGGAAAATGAGCCGATCAGCCGTATTTGGCCGTAATGTATGCGATTGGCATCGACAGACGTCATCGGTGATGATTTGGGCAGCCCGCCGAAGAGAACGACTGTTCCGCCTTTGCGGACAAGCTCTACTGCCTGCCGCTGGGTTTCAGCAATCGGATTGGCGCAAATGACCTTATCCGCACCGAAACGGGTTTTCGACTTTACAACCTCGATCAAGTCTTCATTAAGCGGATCGACGATCACTTCGGGCGCAAAGATTTCGGCGATTCGTCGACGGCTGGGATTGGGTTCGGAAAGAATAACCCTGGCTCCCCGCGCTTTAGCCAAAACGGTGTGGATACAGCCGATCGGTCCGGCACCCATGACGACAACCCAGTCGCCCAGCGTCGTACCGACAGCTTCGTGACAGGAGATGACCGAGGCGCAGGGTTCCGCTAATGCCGCCGCTTCATCGCTCAGATCTTTGGGAATTCGATGCCAAACGCCGTGCGCCAGCAGCTCGCCCGGCAACGCCATTTGTTCTGCAAATCCGCCGTGATGACCTGGCGTAATGCCGTAGAGCACCAAATAATCGCACAAATTATACATGCCTTGTTCGCAATACCAGCAGGCGCCGCAATGCACATCCGGGCCCAGTGCAAGTCGATCGCCGACTTTGACGGCATGACAATTATTACCCACGCGAATCACCGTACCGGCTATCTCATGCCCTGGAATAACCGGTTCAGATTTTGAGATTGGGCCTTCGCGCCAACGGCGCAGATCAGAACCGCAGATTGCCGCGGCTTTGACGGCAATAATGCATCCGTCGACAGGCAGCTGAGGATTTTCAATGTCGGCCAACTCGATGGTTTTCGGACCGGTAAAGAACGCCGCCTTCATTTTGCTTCTCCGGCTCGTTCTTCGGAAGCCAGCCTCAACCCGACGGCTCCTTCCGGATGCGTTTCGCCGAACTGTTCTTTTGAATAGCCTCGACGTTCGAGTAAAAGAACACACAGGATATCACATGCCAACGAATTGAACAGAGAACTGCCGGTGGCAATCATACCGTAAGGATCGACGTCGGGTGATTTGACGTGATAGACGCAGTCGCTCATTTTTCCCAAAGTGGAAATCGGATTCTCGGTTTGCGCAATTATACGCGCGCCTCGTCGTTTGGCAATTTCAGCAAACCGGTTGATTTCGCGACTTTCTCCGCCCTTTGAGATAATATAGACCACGTCTTCACTGCGGACCGCTCCTGCCCCGCCATGCAGCGCATCGGCGGCGTTGATCGGCAGCGCCGGCGTCCCGCAGCAGGAGAGCAGGTGGGCGAATCGCTGAGCGACAGCCCGCGAAGTTCCTGCACCGGCGACCAGAATATGGCCGGAGCAGGCCGACATCATTTCGATAATCGAATGCAGCGTTTCTTCGTTCAGCTGATCGGCAAGGCTTTTCAGCGCTTCGATTTCCATGTGAATGATTTTTTTCGCCCGCTGCAAAAGAGCGTTATTCATGTCTGCTTATCCTTTCTAAGGCTAATAATTTTTCTTCTCTGCCTGGCGATGATCATATTTCTACGTGTATCCAGCATGACTGCTAAAAACAGAATCACTGCAAAGATCATCGGCTGGAAGTAGAGATTGATCTTTGCCGAGACGAGTCCGCTCCAAATCATACGGATCATTAACGCGCCGATGACGGTGCCGGGAAAAGCAGAACCGACACCTCCGGATAGAGCTGCTCCTCCCAATACTGCGGCGGCAATTGCGTCGAACTCATCCCCTTTGCCAAAGCCGGCGTTGACAATCCCCAATTGCGTCACTGCAACTAAGCCTCCGAGGGAGGCACAGATACCGCAAAGAACATAGGCCGAGGCGATGATGCGGTCCACCGGCAGACCGGCACGGCGGGCATTTTCCGCATTAAAGCCGACGGCGTAATAATGCCTGCCTAAGGGAATGCGACTTAGAAAGAGCTGGATTGCCGTTGCGCTCAAGGCAAAGAGTAAAATCGGCAACGGCAAAAACCCGAAAAGTTTAAAGCCGCCTACTTTTAATATCACAGCCGGAAATTCCAAGGCGCGCGATTTTGTCAAGAGTAGTCCCAAACCGCGACCGGCAATCATGGTCGCCAGGGTTACAACGAAGGGCAAAATTTTGAATCGAGTAATAAAAAAAGCGTTAAAACCGCCGATGCCGGCGCCCGCCAGCAAACAGACAAACGAAGCGGCCACCGGAGACATGCCGTAATCGCGCATCAGCAGTCCGGCAACGATGGTTGAAAGATACACCGTGGAACCCAGCGACAGATCGACGCCGCCGGTGATCAATACCAATGTCATGCCCAAGGCGGCGATGCCGATGTATGAAGCCTGCTTGGCTATATTGAGCAGAGATTCCGGCTGCAGAAACCGCGGAGAGGTCAGGCCGAAGAGCAGAAATACAATGATAAATATCGACGTCGGCATACAGCGCGTAAAAAGGGCGGTAACATCAATCCGAAAGCCCTTAAAGATTTCAAGCCTTCTGCTCATAGGTGAAAAGCCGCCTCAAGAATTTTTTCGGCATCGAATTGGTCTTTTGTGAAGCTTTTAATGATTTCGCCGCGGTGAATAACCAGCAGCCTGTCGCACAGAGCGGTCAACTCTTCAAGCTCCGAAGAAATCATTAAAATGCCGGCACCTTCGTCGGCCAAATGATTGATCAGAGAATAGACCTCATATTTTGCGCCGACGTCGATGCCGCGCGTAGGTTCATCTAATATGAACAGCAGAGGCCGTGCGAGCAGCCATTTGCCGAGCACGACTTTTTGCTGATTGCCGCCGCTGAGGCTTTTTACGATTTGTTTAAGGCTTGTGCAGCGGAGATTCAATTGTCGAACCTGCGCTTCTGATTCAGACGCCATTTTTTCATCGTCGAGAAACCTTGCAAAATCAACAAATCGGTCTAGAGTAGCCAGAACAAGATTATCCTGAACCGTGCCGTCAATTAACAGCCCTTCTTCGCGGCGATTTTCTGTAACGAAGGCCATGCCCAGTTCAATGCACCTGCGCGGAGAAGGCTGCTCGAGAATCCGGCCGTTGAAAACAATCCGGCCGCTGTCGAACGGTTCCAGGCCAAAAAGAAGCCGCGCCAGCTCGGTTCGACCGGATCCCATCAATCCGAAAAGCCCCAAGATTTCACCTTTTCGGATCTCGAAAGAGACGTCCTCCACCAATCCTTCGGCTGAAAGGTGCCTTACCTCCAAAAGAACCTGTGCCTGCGGCGTTCGTTGACGAATTGGAAAGAGATATTCCAATTCACAGCCGCACATGGAAGCGATCATCCGCTGTAATGTAAACTCGGAGGCGGTGCCGAAATCAACCATGCGGCCGTCGCGCAAAACCACAATGTCGTCGCACAGTCGCATGACTTCATCCAGATCGTGCGAAATATAAATAATGGTTTTGCCTCTTTGCTTCAAGCCGTCGATCACGTGAAATAAGCGTTCCTTTTCGGCAGCAGTGAGCGAGGTGGTCGGCTCATCGAAAATCACCAGCTCGGCATCGGCATGCAACGCTTTGCAGATCTCGACCATTTGTCTCTCCCCCGGCCGCAGCTTTTCGACCGGCCAATTCGGCGGCAAATCGAGACCAACCTGTCGCAGCAGCTGCTCGGCCTTAGCCGACATGGCGCGCCTCTCAATCCAAAAGCCTTTTCTTGGATAACGCCGCAAAAACAGATTATCGGCAATACTGAGGTTATTGAAAAGATTCAGTTCCTGATGAATAATTGCAATACCGGCTTCGGCTGCTTCGGCGGGACATGCGGGACGATAAGGTTTGCCGAGAAAATAGAGTTCTCCTGAATCGGCTTGAAGATCGCCGCTGAGGATGTTCATTAAGGTCGATTTCCCTGCTCCATTTTCACCAATCAATCCCAAAATGCGGTTAGGCATGATATCGAATGTAACTTGGCGCAATGAAGGGACGCCGAAAAAGGATTTGTTGATGTTGCGGATCGAAATAAGCGGAGTCATCGCTTACTCATGCCTCCTGACTTCCCAACCCGCCACGCATCCGCCGCGGCAGCGAGAAGGATGACTCCGCCTTTGACAATGTTAACGATGAAGAACGATAGATTCATCAAATTAAGTGAATTGGCAAGAAGAGTGAAAAACAACGCGCCTGCAAAGGCGTCCCGAACCCCTCCGCGACCGCCGAACAGGCTGATGCCCCCGATAACGGCAGCACCGATAACGTCGAGCAGAAGGTCTTGGCCGAGAGTCGGTCGACCGCCTTCCAAACGCGCCGAATAAATAACGGAACCAAGCGCAGCGAAAAAGCCGCTCAATGTAAAAGCCGTGAGGGTGACCATCGGCACATTGATGCCTGAAATCAAAGCCGCTTTGGCGTTGAGGCCCACGGCATACAGTTTTTTTCCAAAAGCGGTGTGCTGAAGAATAATATGCACGACGATTGCTGAAGCAGCCACAATCCAGACCGGTATGGGCAACAACACTCTTTTTTGGGCTAAAGCAGTAAAGGATGTCGGAAGATGGGTAATATTTTCCGATGCCGTCAAATAGATTGCCGCGCCGCTGAAAAACATCATACTGACCAAAGTAACGATGAACGGCGGCATTTTCAAATAGGCAACGGCAAAGCCGTTGAAAAAGCCGACAAGAATTCCTACGGTCAACATAACCGCAACCGCCGCGGGAACCGCGAAAACGGAACCGGCAAAAATGCCTCCTTGTTCCGAAAAGATGATGTTCCACAGCGGCGCCTTGGCAAAAACGACGGGATCGGCTGATTGACACATCAAAGAAGCGCCGCAGACGCTCGCCAGCGCCATAATGGAAGACTGCGACAGATCAATGCCGCCCACGATCATGACCAACAGCTGCCCGATCACCAGAGACAACAGAGGCCAAAAGTTAGAGCTTAGATTGGCCAGATTTCGTGAGCTTGCAAATGCGGGCAATAGAGCCGACATGACTATGAAATATCCGACAGTCAAAGTCAATACAAAATTGCGCCGGAGCAGTTGTTGAATTCCGTGCATCAGAGATGTTGTCGCAGACAAATCGTTCATTGTGATATCAATCCCCGATGCAGCAGAACGCAGCCCCACATATCTACGGCACGTTCCGCATAATTGTCCAATGTTAAGGCAAACCCGGGATCGACGATCCATTTTTTAGGCTGTTTTTCGCCGTTATCGATGGCGCGCAGCAATTCATCCATCAACGAGCGGGCTTCAAAAAATAGATCCTGCACGCCGGTCGCATCGATGATCCGTTCACGCATCATGCGGCAGGCAAACGAGTCTCCGTCAATCCCACCTAAAATAACATGGCGCGGATCTGCATCCGAAGTCCATTTGCCGAGCGGTTCGAGAACGGAGCGCAGCTGCGGATATAAAAAGTCGGATGAGGTAAAGACAAAATCGATATCCGGATTGGCCTGCATGGCGGCTTCAAAGTTGGCCAGAGTTGTGCCGGCATCCCATTTTGACGGCACTTCAACGACCGGTTTAAACAATTGCGGACGCTTGGCCAGCGCGGCATAGAAACCGTCTCGCCGTGCGATCGAGTTGGGATCGCCGAGATCGCCGACAATGATGCATGGCCTATAGCGACGGCCTGAAGCTGCCGCCTTTTCCACCATATAATCAACGGCTTTTTCCGCAATCAGCTTGTTGTCGGCGAGCACAACTATGGCGTTGCGGCTGCTGTCGGCAGGAGGACGATTAAAGACGGCGATCGGAATGCCCGCCCGATTGGCTTCGCCGATGATCGTGTTGGCGCTTTGACCGTCCTGGGGAATAATGATGAGGCCGTCGACCTGTTGCGCTATGGCGTCGCGAACCTGCTCCAGTTGGCGATTGGCGTCCTGAGAGGAATTGCGTTCGATCACCCGTATACCGCGCATCATCAGCTCTTCCGTTATGGCTTTGTGAGCCCCGACCCAAAACTCGGTTTCAAGGTCTTGAAAAGAGAAGCAAATGGTTATTTGCTTTTCCTTTTTTCCGCAGCCGATGCCGCTGATCAGGAGCAATCCGACGACAACAAAGTTCATTCGCATACACAGCTTCATACTGCAACTCCTAAAAAAGCAATTTCGTGCCTGCGCGAGATGTTCGAACGCTTGGGTTATAGAAACGGCAAAACTTTAAGCAACATCGATAAGAAACGCCGCCGTATTTTGATCCGTGATCAGAACCTTCGGAATTCCGGTCTTTAGGCCGGCGCGAATGACTTGTCGCTTTTCATCCCCGCCGGCAACGGCAATGACGCATGGGATTCGGCGCAGTT from candidate division KSB1 bacterium encodes:
- a CDS encoding SIS domain-containing protein codes for the protein MNNALLQRAKKIIHMEIEALKSLADQLNEETLHSIIEMMSACSGHILVAGAGTSRAVAQRFAHLLSCCGTPALPINAADALHGGAGAVRSEDVVYIISKGGESREINRFAEIAKRRGARIIAQTENPISTLGKMSDCVYHVKSPDVDPYGMIATGSSLFNSLACDILCVLLLERRGYSKEQFGETHPEGAVGLRLASEERAGEAK
- a CDS encoding ABC transporter permease; amino-acid sequence: MNDLSATTSLMHGIQQLLRRNFVLTLTVGYFIVMSALLPAFASSRNLANLSSNFWPLLSLVIGQLLVMIVGGIDLSQSSIMALASVCGASLMCQSADPVVFAKAPLWNIIFSEQGGIFAGSVFAVPAAVAVMLTVGILVGFFNGFAVAYLKMPPFIVTLVSMMFFSGAAIYLTASENITHLPTSFTALAQKRVLLPIPVWIVAASAIVVHIILQHTAFGKKLYAVGLNAKAALISGINVPMVTLTAFTLSGFFAALGSVIYSARLEGGRPTLGQDLLLDVIGAAVIGGISLFGGRGGVRDAFAGALFFTLLANSLNLMNLSFFIVNIVKGGVILLAAAADAWRVGKSGGMSKR
- a CDS encoding sugar ABC transporter substrate-binding protein — its product is MKLCMRMNFVVVGLLLISGIGCGKKEKQITICFSFQDLETEFWVGAHKAITEELMMRGIRVIERNSSQDANRQLEQVRDAIAQQVDGLIIIPQDGQSANTIIGEANRAGIPIAVFNRPPADSSRNAIVVLADNKLIAEKAVDYMVEKAAASGRRYRPCIIVGDLGDPNSIARRDGFYAALAKRPQLFKPVVEVPSKWDAGTTLANFEAAMQANPDIDFVFTSSDFLYPQLRSVLEPLGKWTSDADPRHVILGGIDGDSFACRMMRERIIDATGVQDLFFEARSLMDELLRAIDNGEKQPKKWIVDPGFALTLDNYAERAVDMWGCVLLHRGLISQ
- a CDS encoding alcohol dehydrogenase catalytic domain-containing protein, yielding MKAAFFTGPKTIELADIENPQLPVDGCIIAVKAAAICGSDLRRWREGPISKSEPVIPGHEIAGTVIRVGNNCHAVKVGDRLALGPDVHCGACWYCEQGMYNLCDYLVLYGITPGHHGGFAEQMALPGELLAHGVWHRIPKDLSDEAAALAEPCASVISCHEAVGTTLGDWVVVMGAGPIGCIHTVLAKARGARVILSEPNPSRRRIAEIFAPEVIVDPLNEDLIEVVKSKTRFGADKVICANPIAETQRQAVELVRKGGTVVLFGGLPKSSPMTSVDANRIHYGQIRLIGSFSYHPKHHAAALDFLRRDIISAEKIITNEFPLGQINRAFETAAQGDALKIVIKP
- a CDS encoding sugar ABC transporter ATP-binding protein, translating into MTPLISIRNINKSFFGVPSLRQVTFDIMPNRILGLIGENGAGKSTLMNILSGDLQADSGELYFLGKPYRPACPAEAAEAGIAIIHQELNLFNNLSIADNLFLRRYPRKGFWIERRAMSAKAEQLLRQVGLDLPPNWPVEKLRPGERQMVEICKALHADAELVIFDEPTTSLTAAEKERLFHVIDGLKQRGKTIIYISHDLDEVMRLCDDIVVLRDGRMVDFGTASEFTLQRMIASMCGCELEYLFPIRQRTPQAQVLLEVRHLSAEGLVEDVSFEIRKGEILGLFGLMGSGRTELARLLFGLEPFDSGRIVFNGRILEQPSPRRCIELGMAFVTENRREEGLLIDGTVQDNLVLATLDRFVDFARFLDDEKMASESEAQVRQLNLRCTSLKQIVKSLSGGNQQKVVLGKWLLARPLLFILDEPTRGIDVGAKYEVYSLINHLADEGAGILMISSELEELTALCDRLLVIHRGEIIKSFTKDQFDAEKILEAAFHL
- a CDS encoding ABC transporter permease, giving the protein MSRRLEIFKGFRIDVTALFTRCMPTSIFIIVFLLFGLTSPRFLQPESLLNIAKQASYIGIAALGMTLVLITGGVDLSLGSTVYLSTIVAGLLMRDYGMSPVAASFVCLLAGAGIGGFNAFFITRFKILPFVVTLATMIAGRGLGLLLTKSRALEFPAVILKVGGFKLFGFLPLPILLFALSATAIQLFLSRIPLGRHYYAVGFNAENARRAGLPVDRIIASAYVLCGICASLGGLVAVTQLGIVNAGFGKGDEFDAIAAAVLGGAALSGGVGSAFPGTVIGALMIRMIWSGLVSAKINLYFQPMIFAVILFLAVMLDTRRNMIIARQRRKIISLRKDKQT